In the Sphingomonas sp. LM7 genome, one interval contains:
- a CDS encoding alginate export family protein → MRSMLLAGAALATAAPACAQEIKPLAEARVRYEHVEQDGLAQDAEAVTIRVRTGVQASAGHWTALVEAQGNMAVVGDYYDGLHGAATRPLISDPENIALYRAQIQYRSKAVVVTAGRQRIALDDERFVGTSPFRQNAQTFDAVRFELMPLKGLKADLTYAWSVRTIWGVEGNGARQASVGGDNVFATLGYATPVGTLTGFAILVDQDEAAVQGYRLSNQSYGARLAGSQPLSRTVKLTYAGSYARQSDYHRNPNHYSASYYQLDAGLDVAPWRIGATYEVLGASDGRPFTSFQFPVGTAFRYQGNAGKFSPDPPDGVRDLFGTVGFGRSKAGPFRAVTLQAQYHHFESDRLVRHYGDEIDLIASGKLGRTTVALRYADYHADRFATDTQKLWLQLDWTL, encoded by the coding sequence ATGCGATCTATGCTATTGGCGGGCGCCGCACTGGCAACCGCGGCGCCAGCCTGCGCGCAGGAAATCAAGCCCCTTGCCGAGGCGCGGGTCCGCTACGAGCATGTCGAGCAGGACGGGCTGGCGCAGGACGCCGAGGCGGTGACGATACGCGTCCGCACGGGCGTGCAGGCGTCGGCCGGACACTGGACTGCGCTGGTCGAGGCACAGGGCAACATGGCGGTGGTCGGCGACTATTATGACGGGCTGCACGGCGCCGCGACGCGGCCGCTGATCTCGGACCCGGAGAATATCGCGCTGTATCGCGCGCAAATTCAGTACAGGAGCAAGGCGGTGGTGGTGACCGCGGGGCGCCAGCGGATCGCGCTCGACGACGAGCGGTTCGTGGGGACGTCGCCGTTCCGGCAAAATGCGCAGACCTTCGACGCGGTGCGCTTCGAGCTGATGCCGTTGAAGGGGCTCAAGGCGGACCTGACCTATGCCTGGAGCGTGCGGACGATCTGGGGCGTCGAGGGCAACGGCGCGCGGCAGGCTTCGGTCGGCGGCGACAATGTCTTCGCGACTTTGGGCTACGCGACGCCTGTCGGGACGCTCACCGGTTTCGCGATCCTTGTCGATCAGGACGAGGCGGCGGTGCAGGGGTATCGGCTGTCCAACCAGAGCTATGGCGCGCGGCTTGCCGGCAGCCAGCCGCTCTCGCGCACCGTGAAGCTGACCTATGCCGGGAGCTACGCGCGGCAGAGCGACTATCACCGCAATCCCAATCACTATTCTGCTAGTTATTATCAGCTCGACGCCGGGCTCGACGTTGCGCCGTGGCGGATCGGTGCGACCTATGAAGTGCTCGGCGCTTCGGATGGCAGGCCGTTCACTTCGTTCCAGTTCCCGGTGGGCACGGCATTTCGCTATCAGGGCAATGCGGGCAAGTTCTCGCCCGACCCACCCGACGGCGTCCGCGACCTGTTCGGTACGGTCGGGTTCGGCCGGTCCAAGGCTGGACCGTTCAGGGCAGTCACCTTGCAGGCCCAGTATCACCATTTCGAGAGCGATCGGCTGGTGCGGCATTATGGCGACGAAATCGACCTGATCGCCAGCGGCAAGCTGGGGCGGACAACCGTGGCGCTGCGCTATGCCGATTATCACGCGGATCGCTTCGCGACCGATACGCAGAAGCTATGGCTGCAGCTCGATTGGACGCTTTGA
- a CDS encoding MFS transporter, with protein sequence MAETAGTPEHHQATQNEKLVIAASSLGTVFEWYDFYLYGLLATIISAKFFSGVNETTGFIFALAAFAAGFAVRPFGALVFGRIGDLVGRKNTFLVTMAIMGLSTFAVGLLPSYASIGVTAPVILIVLRLAQGLALGGEYGGAATYVAEHAPNNKRGLYTSWIQTTATMGLFAALLVVIGTRWIIGEAAFGDWGWRVPFLVSIVLLGVSMWIRLQLNESPVFQKMKDEGTTSKAPLTEAFGRWSNLRLVLIALFGAVVGQAVVWYTGQFYALFFLEKTLKVDGWTTNILIAIALAIGTPFFVFFGWLSDKIGRKPIILAGCAIAAASYFPLFGMLTEAANPALAHAQRTSPISVTADPAECSFQFDPIGKNKFNGSSCDIAKTFLAKQGVAYRNIEAPAGTTAVVQIGSQQVPAYDPRKEVLREDAVATIGIADFEDAAKAALAGAGYPAKADPDAINKPMVVAVLTALVLLVTMVYGPIAALLVELFPSRIRYTSMSLPYHIGNGWFGGFLPATAFAMVAATGDIYYGLWYPVVAALVTLVLGLFLLPETYKRSIDD encoded by the coding sequence ATGGCCGAGACTGCGGGGACACCCGAGCACCACCAGGCGACGCAGAACGAGAAGCTGGTGATCGCGGCCTCGTCGCTCGGCACCGTTTTCGAATGGTATGATTTCTATCTCTACGGCCTGCTCGCGACGATCATCTCGGCCAAGTTTTTCTCCGGCGTCAACGAGACGACCGGCTTCATCTTCGCGCTCGCCGCCTTTGCCGCGGGCTTTGCGGTGCGACCGTTCGGCGCGCTCGTCTTCGGGCGGATCGGCGACCTCGTCGGCCGCAAGAACACCTTCCTAGTCACCATGGCGATCATGGGCCTGTCGACCTTCGCGGTCGGGCTGTTGCCGAGCTATGCGAGCATCGGCGTGACTGCGCCGGTGATCCTGATCGTGCTGCGGCTGGCACAGGGCCTGGCGCTGGGCGGCGAATATGGCGGTGCCGCGACCTATGTCGCCGAGCACGCCCCCAACAACAAGCGCGGGCTCTACACCAGCTGGATCCAGACCACGGCGACGATGGGGCTGTTCGCGGCATTGCTGGTGGTGATCGGCACGCGCTGGATCATCGGCGAGGCGGCGTTCGGCGACTGGGGCTGGCGCGTGCCGTTCCTCGTCTCGATCGTACTGCTCGGCGTCTCGATGTGGATCCGGCTCCAGCTCAACGAGAGCCCGGTGTTCCAGAAGATGAAGGACGAGGGCACCACGTCCAAGGCGCCGCTGACCGAGGCGTTCGGACGGTGGAGCAACCTGCGGCTAGTGCTGATCGCGCTGTTCGGCGCTGTCGTCGGGCAGGCCGTGGTCTGGTATACCGGGCAATTCTACGCGCTGTTCTTCCTCGAGAAGACGCTCAAGGTGGATGGCTGGACGACCAACATCCTGATTGCGATCGCGCTGGCGATCGGCACGCCGTTCTTCGTGTTCTTCGGTTGGCTCTCCGACAAGATCGGGCGCAAGCCGATCATCCTTGCCGGCTGCGCGATTGCGGCGGCGAGCTATTTCCCGCTGTTCGGGATGCTCACCGAAGCGGCGAACCCGGCGCTGGCGCATGCCCAGCGCACCTCCCCGATCAGCGTCACCGCCGATCCCGCCGAATGCTCGTTCCAGTTCGATCCGATCGGCAAGAACAAGTTCAACGGCTCCAGCTGCGACATCGCCAAGACGTTCCTCGCCAAGCAAGGCGTCGCCTATCGCAATATCGAGGCGCCGGCGGGGACGACCGCCGTGGTGCAGATCGGATCGCAGCAGGTGCCCGCCTATGATCCGCGCAAGGAAGTGCTGCGCGAGGACGCCGTTGCGACGATCGGCATCGCCGATTTCGAGGATGCGGCAAAGGCGGCGCTGGCGGGGGCGGGCTATCCCGCCAAGGCCGATCCGGATGCGATCAACAAGCCGATGGTCGTGGCGGTGCTGACTGCGCTCGTCCTGCTGGTGACGATGGTCTACGGCCCGATCGCGGCGCTGCTGGTCGAGCTGTTCCCCAGCCGCATCCGCTACACATCGATGTCGCTGCCCTATCATATCGGCAATGGCTGGTTCGGCGGGTTCCTGCCGGCGACGGCGTTCGCGATGGTCGCAGCTACCGGGGACATCTATTACGGGCTCTGGTATCCGGTGGTCGCCGCTCTGGTAACGCTGGTGCTGGGGCTTTTCCTGCTCCCCGAAACCTACAAGCGATCGATCGACGATTGA
- a CDS encoding CmpA/NrtA family ABC transporter substrate-binding protein: MIPLSIAFLPLTDSAPLVVARAKGFAEAQGIDLELVRTTSWATLRDRLVYGQVQAAHMLAPLAIAVNLGLSQHPAAISAPFKLNVNGNALVMASEFALALDPDPARRVQDPEAAAHDFANAIGLYKRKPVIGVVHRFSSHALMLRYWLGYAGVDPDRDVSLRVLPPSFMVEALRLGEIDGFIAGEPWNSVAVAEGVGEIVAVGVNIWRRGVEKVLAMRTDWMEANAGTVDRLLVAMSQAAAWCDDPANRAELAGLLERPEYVGQPAEWIGTALSGKFVLRRGDAPVDIPDFLLFHREASGFPWRSQALWIYSQLVRWGMVEADPVTERRAADVFRPDIYRRALGGAGLPMPGASMKLEGALAAPLPVGAHQGALTLGPDRFFDGTVFDPEDLPAYLAALTR, from the coding sequence ATGATTCCGCTTTCGATTGCCTTCCTGCCGCTGACCGACAGCGCACCCCTGGTCGTTGCCCGCGCAAAGGGCTTTGCCGAGGCGCAGGGAATCGACCTCGAGCTGGTGCGGACCACGTCCTGGGCAACGCTGCGCGACCGGCTGGTCTATGGCCAGGTGCAGGCGGCGCACATGCTGGCGCCATTGGCGATCGCCGTGAATCTGGGGCTCAGCCAGCATCCGGCGGCGATCTCGGCGCCGTTCAAGCTCAACGTCAACGGCAATGCGCTGGTGATGGCGAGTGAATTCGCGCTGGCGCTCGATCCCGATCCGGCCAGGCGCGTGCAGGATCCCGAGGCGGCGGCGCACGACTTCGCCAACGCGATCGGGCTCTACAAGCGCAAGCCGGTGATCGGCGTGGTCCACCGCTTCTCCAGCCACGCGCTGATGCTGCGCTATTGGCTGGGTTATGCGGGCGTCGATCCCGACCGCGACGTCAGCCTGCGCGTGCTGCCGCCGTCGTTCATGGTCGAAGCGCTGCGGCTCGGCGAGATCGACGGGTTCATCGCCGGCGAGCCGTGGAACAGCGTCGCGGTGGCCGAAGGGGTGGGCGAGATCGTCGCGGTGGGAGTCAATATCTGGCGGCGCGGCGTCGAGAAGGTGCTGGCGATGCGGACCGACTGGATGGAGGCCAATGCCGGGACGGTCGATCGATTGCTGGTGGCGATGTCGCAGGCGGCGGCGTGGTGCGACGATCCAGCCAATCGCGCGGAACTGGCGGGCTTGCTCGAACGGCCTGAATATGTCGGCCAGCCTGCAGAATGGATCGGGACGGCGCTGAGCGGCAAGTTCGTGCTGCGCCGCGGCGACGCCCCGGTCGATATACCAGATTTCCTGCTGTTCCACCGCGAGGCTTCGGGCTTTCCGTGGCGGAGCCAGGCGCTGTGGATCTATTCGCAGCTGGTGCGCTGGGGGATGGTCGAGGCCGATCCCGTGACCGAGCGCCGGGCCGCCGATGTGTTCCGGCCCGATATCTACCGCCGCGCGTTGGGCGGGGCAGGGCTGCCGATGCCTGGGGCAAGCATGAAGCTGGAGGGGGCGCTGGCTGCGCCGTTGCCGGTCGGCGCGCATCAGGGAGCATTGACGCTGGGGCCGGATCGCTTCTTCGACGGGACGGTGTTCGATCCCGAGGACCTTCCGGCCTATCTCGCTGCGCTTACCCGCTAG
- a CDS encoding NarK/NasA family nitrate transporter, whose amino-acid sequence MREGFDYAGGGADVDRLPARPKATFWQSGHTPTLVAAFLYFDLAFMVWVLLGPLAPDIAKTLQLTAAQKGLMVATPTLAGALLRVVNGLLVDRIGPKRSGAISQIIVIAGLFTAWAMGVNSFAGTLALGVILGFAGASFAIALPLASRWYPPEHQGKAMGLAGMGNSGTVLAALFAPALAKLFGWNAVLGLACIPLAIVFVAYMLMAKDAPNAPAPKKLTAYFQPLKLPDAWWLMGFYAVTFGGFVGLAASLPIYFTDRFELSTITAGYCTAACVFAGSLVRPLGGALADRIGGVKALSVVFVVAALALAGVSAAQSVASALTLFVLAMLALGTGNGAVFQLVPQRFQAEIGVMTGLVGMAGGVGGFYLASSLGVAKQLTGSFSAGFLIFAGLALVALAGLRLVEGRWRATWTSGARI is encoded by the coding sequence ATGCGCGAAGGCTTCGACTATGCGGGCGGCGGCGCCGATGTGGACCGCCTTCCGGCACGGCCGAAAGCAACCTTCTGGCAATCGGGGCACACGCCGACGCTGGTCGCGGCGTTTCTCTATTTCGATCTGGCGTTCATGGTCTGGGTGCTGCTCGGGCCGCTGGCGCCGGACATCGCCAAGACGCTGCAGCTGACCGCGGCGCAGAAGGGGCTGATGGTAGCGACACCGACGCTTGCCGGGGCGCTGCTGCGCGTCGTCAACGGGCTGCTGGTCGATCGGATCGGGCCCAAGCGCTCGGGCGCGATCAGCCAGATCATTGTGATCGCCGGGCTGTTCACAGCGTGGGCGATGGGCGTGAACAGCTTCGCCGGCACGCTGGCGCTGGGGGTGATCCTTGGCTTTGCCGGGGCGAGCTTCGCGATCGCATTGCCGCTGGCCAGCCGCTGGTATCCGCCCGAGCATCAGGGCAAGGCGATGGGGCTTGCGGGCATGGGCAATTCTGGGACGGTGCTCGCCGCGTTGTTCGCGCCGGCATTGGCCAAGCTGTTCGGATGGAACGCAGTGCTCGGGCTCGCCTGCATTCCGCTGGCGATCGTGTTCGTCGCGTACATGCTGATGGCGAAGGACGCGCCCAATGCGCCTGCGCCCAAGAAGCTGACGGCCTATTTCCAACCGCTCAAGCTGCCAGACGCGTGGTGGCTGATGGGCTTTTACGCCGTCACCTTCGGCGGGTTCGTCGGGCTGGCGGCGTCGCTGCCGATCTATTTCACCGACCGGTTCGAGCTGAGCACGATCACGGCGGGCTATTGCACGGCGGCCTGCGTGTTCGCGGGATCGCTGGTGCGACCGCTCGGTGGGGCGCTGGCCGACCGGATCGGCGGCGTGAAGGCGCTGTCGGTGGTGTTCGTCGTCGCGGCACTCGCGCTGGCGGGCGTCAGCGCGGCGCAAAGCGTGGCGAGCGCACTTACCCTGTTCGTGCTGGCGATGCTTGCGCTGGGCACCGGCAATGGTGCGGTGTTTCAGCTTGTGCCGCAGCGTTTCCAGGCTGAGATCGGAGTGATGACCGGGCTGGTCGGCATGGCCGGCGGAGTCGGCGGGTTCTACCTCGCTTCTTCGCTGGGCGTCGCCAAGCAGTTGACAGGGAGCTTCTCGGCGGGGTTCCTGATCTTCGCGGGGCTGGCGCTGGTGGCGCTGGCCGGGTTGCGGCTGGTCGAGGGGCGCTGGCGGGCGACCTGGACGAGCGGCGCGCGGATCTGA
- a CDS encoding ANTAR domain-containing response regulator, translating into MRIVIVDDSGLRATVLEEGLRDAGYDDIHVVPPQGAFVAKIERMAPDVVLMDLGSPSRDTLEEMLAVSRALARPIAMFVDQSDDAMIGAAIDAGISAYVVDGLRKDRVKPILDLAIRRFNAFARMQAELDEARTALADRKTIDRAKAILMQTRGLAEPDAYALLRSTAMRQNRRIADVADALITAQSLLGGQP; encoded by the coding sequence TTGCGGATCGTGATCGTCGACGACAGCGGATTGCGCGCGACCGTGCTCGAGGAGGGGCTGCGGGACGCGGGCTATGACGACATCCACGTCGTGCCGCCACAGGGTGCGTTCGTTGCCAAGATCGAGCGGATGGCGCCCGACGTGGTGCTGATGGACCTGGGCAGCCCGAGCCGCGACACGCTGGAGGAGATGCTGGCGGTCAGCCGCGCGCTGGCCCGGCCGATCGCGATGTTCGTCGACCAGTCCGACGATGCGATGATAGGCGCGGCGATCGATGCGGGGATCTCGGCCTATGTCGTCGATGGGCTGCGCAAGGACCGGGTCAAGCCGATCCTGGATCTCGCCATCCGCCGGTTCAATGCCTTTGCTCGGATGCAGGCCGAGCTGGACGAGGCGCGCACCGCGCTTGCCGACCGCAAGACGATCGACAGGGCCAAGGCGATATTGATGCAGACCCGCGGACTCGCCGAACCCGATGCCTATGCGCTGCTGCGCTCGACGGCGATGCGCCAGAACAGGCGCATCGCCGATGTCGCCGATGCGCTGATCACCGCCCAAAGCCTGCTCGGGGGGCAGCCATGA
- the nirB gene encoding nitrite reductase large subunit NirB, translating to MNFQPGTIGEGAAAADPRPHLVVVGNGMAGCRAVEELLARDPHRYRVTIFGAESHVNYNRIMLSPVLAGEKTFDEIVINDAAWYRDNQIELVSSDPVIAINRAGRTVTSRSGRTLGYDKLLIATGSDPFIIPVPGKDLPGVISFRDMNDVDAMLAAAGKGGDAVVIGGGLLGLEAAHGLTLRGMKVTVLHLMPTLMERQLDEAAGWLLKSALEARGQTILTGADTAEILGTDAVEGVRLKDGSVIPASLVVMAVGIRPSTALAREAGLAVGRGIQVDDHMVTSDADVLAVGECVEHAGQVYGLVAPLWEMCRALADGLVEKHSGYTGSVTSTKLKVSGIDVFSAGDFSGGDGAEDIVLRDASRGVYKRVVVKDDRIVGAVLYGDTGDGGWYFDLLKRQEDVSQLRDMLIFGQAFAQGGGAADPKAAVAALSDDAEICGCNGVTKGQVVGCIEKGACSLDAVRAGCKASASCGSCTGLVENLLAVTLGDAVQAGPKTMCRCTSFGHDDIRREIVAQGMRSIPEVMQMLHWSTPDGCSSCRPALNYYLLCALPGDYVDDQQSRFVNERMHANIQKDGTYSVVPRMWGGLTNPTELRAIADVVEKFNAPMVKVTGGQRLDIFGIRKEDLPAVWADLNAAGMVSGHAYGKSLRTVKTCVGSEWCRFGTQDSTGLGVKLERGFWGSWMPHKFKMAVSGCPRNCAEATIKDFGVVCVDSGYELHVGGNGGIHVRATDLLVKVTTETEAMHYAAAFVQLYREEARYLERTAPWIERVGLQHIKDRVVEDVEGRDALAARFWHSQTFSQEDPWAERVAGAAREQHAHMAAFKPLAVEEMA from the coding sequence ATGAACTTCCAACCTGGCACGATCGGCGAAGGCGCGGCGGCAGCCGATCCGCGACCGCATCTGGTAGTGGTCGGCAACGGCATGGCGGGGTGCCGCGCCGTCGAGGAACTGCTGGCGCGCGATCCGCACCGGTATCGCGTGACGATCTTCGGCGCCGAGTCACATGTGAACTACAACCGGATCATGCTCTCGCCGGTGCTCGCGGGGGAGAAGACCTTCGACGAGATCGTGATCAACGATGCCGCCTGGTATCGCGACAACCAGATCGAGCTGGTCTCCAGCGACCCGGTGATTGCGATCAACCGTGCGGGCAGAACCGTCACGTCGCGCAGCGGCCGGACGCTCGGCTATGACAAGCTGCTGATCGCCACCGGCTCGGACCCCTTCATCATCCCGGTGCCGGGTAAGGATCTGCCGGGAGTGATCAGCTTCCGCGACATGAACGACGTCGATGCGATGCTCGCCGCGGCGGGCAAGGGCGGCGATGCCGTGGTGATCGGCGGCGGGTTGCTCGGGCTCGAGGCCGCGCACGGTCTGACCTTGCGCGGCATGAAGGTCACCGTGCTCCACCTGATGCCGACGCTGATGGAGCGGCAGCTCGACGAGGCGGCGGGATGGCTGCTCAAATCGGCTCTCGAAGCACGAGGCCAGACGATCCTGACGGGCGCCGACACCGCCGAGATCCTCGGCACGGACGCAGTCGAGGGTGTCAGGCTCAAGGACGGCAGCGTGATCCCTGCGAGCCTCGTGGTGATGGCAGTGGGCATCCGCCCCAGCACCGCGCTCGCCCGCGAGGCCGGGCTGGCGGTTGGCCGCGGCATCCAGGTCGACGACCATATGGTCACCAGCGACGCCGATGTGCTCGCGGTCGGCGAGTGCGTCGAGCATGCCGGACAAGTCTACGGCCTGGTCGCGCCGCTGTGGGAGATGTGCCGCGCGCTTGCCGACGGATTGGTCGAGAAGCATAGCGGCTATACGGGCTCGGTCACTTCGACCAAGCTCAAGGTCTCCGGGATCGACGTGTTCTCGGCGGGCGATTTCTCGGGCGGCGACGGCGCCGAGGACATCGTCCTGCGCGACGCCAGCCGCGGAGTCTACAAGCGCGTGGTGGTCAAGGACGACCGTATCGTCGGCGCCGTGCTCTATGGCGATACCGGGGACGGCGGCTGGTATTTCGACTTGCTCAAACGCCAGGAGGACGTGTCGCAGCTGCGCGACATGCTGATCTTCGGTCAGGCCTTCGCCCAGGGAGGGGGCGCCGCGGACCCTAAGGCGGCCGTTGCGGCGCTCTCGGACGATGCCGAGATTTGCGGCTGCAACGGCGTAACCAAGGGGCAAGTGGTCGGTTGCATCGAGAAGGGCGCGTGCAGCCTCGACGCGGTCCGCGCAGGCTGCAAGGCCTCGGCAAGCTGTGGCTCGTGCACCGGGCTGGTCGAGAACCTCCTCGCGGTCACGCTCGGCGACGCGGTGCAGGCGGGGCCCAAGACGATGTGTAGATGCACCAGCTTCGGGCATGACGATATTCGCCGCGAGATCGTGGCGCAAGGCATGCGCTCGATCCCCGAAGTGATGCAGATGCTGCATTGGAGCACGCCCGACGGGTGTTCGAGCTGCCGCCCGGCGCTCAATTACTATCTGCTCTGCGCGCTGCCCGGCGATTATGTCGACGACCAGCAGAGCCGCTTCGTCAATGAGCGCATGCACGCCAACATCCAGAAGGACGGCACCTATTCGGTGGTCCCGCGGATGTGGGGCGGGCTGACCAACCCGACCGAGCTGCGCGCGATCGCCGACGTGGTCGAGAAGTTCAACGCGCCGATGGTCAAGGTCACCGGCGGCCAGCGGCTCGATATCTTCGGGATCCGGAAAGAGGATCTGCCCGCGGTTTGGGCCGATCTTAACGCGGCGGGAATGGTCTCGGGGCACGCCTATGGCAAGTCGCTGCGCACGGTGAAGACGTGCGTCGGCTCGGAATGGTGCCGCTTCGGCACGCAGGATTCGACCGGGCTGGGGGTCAAGCTCGAACGCGGCTTCTGGGGCAGCTGGATGCCGCACAAGTTCAAGATGGCGGTGTCGGGATGCCCGCGGAACTGCGCCGAGGCGACAATCAAGGACTTTGGCGTGGTCTGCGTAGACTCGGGCTACGAACTCCATGTCGGCGGCAACGGCGGCATCCATGTCCGCGCGACCGATTTGCTGGTCAAGGTGACAACCGAGACGGAGGCGATGCATTATGCCGCCGCGTTCGTGCAGCTCTATCGCGAGGAAGCGCGCTATCTCGAGCGCACTGCGCCGTGGATCGAGCGCGTCGGGCTGCAGCACATCAAGGATCGCGTCGTCGAGGACGTCGAGGGCCGCGACGCGCTCGCCGCGCGCTTCTGGCATTCGCAGACCTTCAGCCAGGAAGACCCCTGGGCCGAGCGCGTCGCGGGCGCGGCGCGCGAACAGCACGCGCATATGGCCGCGTTCAAACCCCTCGCAGTGGAGGAGATGGCATGA
- the nirD gene encoding nitrite reductase small subunit NirD → MIGEWLDIGWLGEIPVRGSRTVPVDGGEEIAVFRTGDDQVFALVNRCPHKGGPLSQGIVHGHSVACPLHNWNIALATGQAQGDDKGCTPVIPVKVSGGRVLICRAGVLQAAA, encoded by the coding sequence ATGATCGGCGAATGGCTCGACATCGGCTGGCTGGGCGAAATCCCGGTCCGCGGCAGCCGCACCGTTCCGGTCGATGGTGGCGAGGAGATCGCGGTGTTCCGGACCGGCGACGACCAGGTGTTCGCACTGGTCAATCGCTGCCCGCACAAGGGCGGACCGCTGAGCCAGGGGATCGTCCATGGCCATAGCGTCGCGTGCCCGCTGCATAACTGGAACATCGCGCTGGCGACCGGGCAGGCGCAGGGCGACGACAAGGGATGCACGCCGGTGATCCCGGTGAAGGTGAGCGGCGGACGGGTACTGATCTGCCGGGCCGGTGTGCTGCAGGCTGCGGCCTAG